One genomic segment of Pseudomonas sp. RU47 includes these proteins:
- the betT gene encoding choline BCCT transporter BetT, which produces MSSASLIKTPPEKVTVNGWVFYTSTALILLLTAILIIAPQEAGRLLGIAQAWLSRSFGWYYMVVIAAYLVFVVGLAFSSYGKLKLGSKDDTPDFSYGAWAGMLFSSGIGISLLYFGASEPLDHYFNPPEGASATNMAARQAVQLTFLHWGLHGWAIYALVGLAVAYFAYRHNQPLALRSALYPLVGERWVKGAAGHAVDGFGMFVTLLGLVTNLGIGSLQVSSGLENLFGMEHSNTNLLIVIIVMSTVATIAAVSGVENGIRRLSNLNIVLFSGLLIFVLLFGPTLHLLNGFVQNIGDYLNGIVLKTFDLYVYEGDNAKSERWMGLWTLFYWAWWISWAPFVGMFIARISRGRTVRELVAGVLLIPLGFTLAWLSIFGNSALDLVMNQGAVELGKTALEQPSMAIYQLLEHYPASKVVIGVSIFVGFVLFLTPADSGAVMMANLSCKGGNVDEDAPHWLRIFWSVVITLVTIGLLFAGNFEAMQTMVVLAGLPFSVVLVFFMFGLHKAMRQDVQIEQEQAQLAERGRRGFSERLTQLDLQPSQSVVQRFMDKQVSPALEDATAQMRAQGLEVQTLLGKSKRCMGVRVEMEEGNPFVYEVSLDGYLATPTESAQSDEARQRYYRAEVYLHNGSQDYDLMGFTQDQITRDVLDQFESHRQLLGRVYS; this is translated from the coding sequence ATGAGTTCTGCCTCGCTTATAAAGACCCCGCCCGAGAAGGTGACGGTCAACGGTTGGGTGTTTTACACCTCTACCGCGCTGATTCTGTTGTTGACCGCCATTCTGATTATCGCCCCGCAAGAGGCCGGCAGACTGTTGGGTATCGCTCAGGCCTGGTTGTCGCGCAGCTTCGGCTGGTACTACATGGTGGTTATCGCCGCCTACCTGGTGTTTGTGGTGGGCCTGGCGTTTTCCTCGTACGGCAAACTCAAACTGGGCAGCAAGGACGACACCCCGGATTTCAGTTACGGCGCCTGGGCGGGGATGCTGTTCTCGTCGGGTATCGGTATTTCGCTGCTGTACTTCGGCGCATCCGAGCCACTGGATCACTACTTCAATCCACCGGAAGGCGCATCGGCCACCAACATGGCCGCGCGTCAGGCTGTACAGCTGACGTTCCTGCACTGGGGCCTGCACGGCTGGGCGATCTACGCACTGGTCGGTCTGGCCGTGGCGTACTTTGCTTACCGTCATAACCAGCCGCTGGCCCTGCGTTCGGCGCTGTATCCGCTGGTCGGCGAGCGTTGGGTCAAGGGCGCGGCCGGTCACGCGGTGGACGGCTTCGGCATGTTCGTGACCCTGCTGGGTCTGGTGACCAACCTGGGGATTGGTTCGCTGCAAGTGTCCTCGGGCCTTGAAAACCTGTTCGGCATGGAACACAGCAACACTAACCTGTTGATCGTGATCATCGTGATGAGCACCGTGGCGACCATCGCTGCCGTGTCCGGCGTGGAAAACGGCATCCGTCGTCTGTCCAACCTGAACATCGTGCTGTTCAGCGGTCTGCTGATTTTCGTCCTGCTGTTCGGGCCGACCCTGCACCTGCTCAACGGCTTCGTGCAGAACATCGGTGACTACCTCAATGGCATCGTGCTGAAAACCTTCGACCTTTATGTGTACGAGGGCGACAACGCCAAGTCCGAGCGCTGGATGGGCCTGTGGACCCTGTTCTACTGGGCGTGGTGGATTTCCTGGGCGCCATTCGTCGGCATGTTCATCGCGCGTATCTCCCGTGGTCGTACCGTGCGTGAACTGGTGGCTGGCGTGCTGCTGATTCCGCTGGGCTTCACCTTGGCCTGGCTGTCGATCTTCGGTAACTCGGCGCTGGATCTGGTGATGAACCAGGGGGCGGTTGAGTTGGGCAAGACGGCGCTGGAACAGCCGTCGATGGCGATCTATCAATTGCTTGAGCACTACCCGGCGTCGAAAGTCGTCATCGGTGTGTCGATCTTTGTTGGCTTCGTGCTGTTCCTGACCCCGGCCGACTCCGGCGCGGTGATGATGGCGAATCTGTCCTGCAAGGGCGGCAACGTCGATGAAGATGCGCCGCACTGGCTGCGGATCTTCTGGTCGGTGGTGATCACCCTGGTGACCATCGGTCTGCTGTTTGCCGGTAACTTCGAAGCCATGCAAACCATGGTGGTGCTGGCCGGTCTGCCGTTCTCGGTGGTGCTGGTGTTCTTCATGTTCGGCCTGCACAAGGCGATGCGCCAGGACGTGCAGATCGAACAGGAGCAGGCGCAACTGGCGGAGCGCGGTCGTCGTGGTTTCAGCGAGCGTCTGACGCAACTGGACCTGCAACCGAGCCAATCGGTGGTGCAGCGTTTCATGGACAAGCAGGTCAGCCCGGCGCTGGAAGATGCCACCGCGCAGATGCGTGCGCAGGGTCTGGAAGTGCAGACGCTGTTGGGTAAATCCAAGCGTTGCATGGGTGTGCGCGTTGAGATGGAAGAGGGCAACCCTTTCGTTTACGAAGTGAGCCTGGACGGCTATCTGGCGACCCCGACCGAATCGGCGCAGTCCGATGAAGCGCGTCAGCGTTACTACCGCGCTGAAGTGTATCTGCACAACGGCAGCCAGGATTACGACCTGATGGGCTTCACGCAGGATCAGATCACGCGGGATGTGCTCGATCAGTTTGAAAGCCATCGGCAGCTCCTTGGCCGGGTGTATAGCTAA
- the betI gene encoding transcriptional regulator BetI, which translates to MPKVGMQPIRRQQLIEATLQAVDQVGMGDASIALIARLAGVSNGIISHYFQDKNGLIAATMRYLMTALSESVTARRQALADDSPRAHLQVIIEGNFDASQVNGPAMKTWLAFWATSMHQPSLHRLQRINDHRLYSNLCCEFRRVLPLEDARTAARGLAALIDGLWLRGALSGDAFDTAQAQQIAYEYMDFQLAKKVS; encoded by the coding sequence ATGCCCAAGGTCGGTATGCAACCCATCCGCCGCCAACAACTGATCGAAGCCACTTTGCAGGCGGTCGATCAGGTCGGAATGGGGGACGCCAGCATTGCGCTGATCGCCCGTTTGGCCGGTGTCTCGAATGGCATCATCAGTCATTACTTTCAGGACAAGAACGGCCTGATTGCCGCCACGATGCGGTATCTGATGACAGCCCTCAGCGAGAGCGTCACCGCGCGCCGTCAGGCGCTGGCAGATGACAGCCCACGGGCGCATCTGCAGGTGATCATCGAAGGCAACTTCGACGCCAGCCAGGTCAATGGCCCGGCAATGAAAACCTGGCTGGCCTTCTGGGCCACCAGCATGCACCAGCCGTCTTTGCACAGGTTGCAGCGGATCAACGATCACCGTCTGTATTCCAACCTGTGCTGCGAGTTCCGCCGTGTGTTGCCGCTCGAAGATGCGCGCACCGCAGCGCGTGGCCTGGCAGCGTTGATTGACGGCTTGTGGTTGCGCGGCGCTTTGTCGGGAGATGCTTTCGACACGGCGCAGGCGCAACAGATCGCTTACGAATACATGGATTTCCAATTGGCCAAGAAGGTGAGCTAG
- the choV gene encoding choline ABC transporter ATP-binding protein: MSIIRFEDVDVIFSKDPREALKLLDQGMTRNEILKKTGQIVGVEKATLDINKGEICVLMGLSGSGKSSLLRCINGLNTVSRGKLFVEHENRQIDIASCTPAELKMMRTKRIAMVFQKFALMPWLTVRENISFGLEMQGRPEKERKKLVDEKLELVGLTQWRNKKPDELSGGMQQRVGLARALAMDADILLMDEPFSALDPLIRQGLQDELLELQRKLSKTIVFVSHDLDEALKLGSRIAIMKDGRIIQYSVPEEIVLNPADDYVRTFVAHTNPLNVLCGRSLMRTLDKCKRINGSVCLDPGGDSWLDLAEGNTIKGARQNGSVLNLQNWAPGQAVEGLERKPTLVDSNIGMRDALQIRYQTGNKLVLHDDNHVVGILGDSELYHALLGKNLG; the protein is encoded by the coding sequence ATGAGCATAATTCGCTTCGAAGACGTCGACGTAATCTTCTCCAAGGATCCACGCGAGGCGCTCAAGCTGCTGGATCAGGGCATGACCCGCAACGAGATACTGAAGAAGACCGGACAGATTGTCGGCGTGGAAAAAGCCACGCTGGATATCAACAAAGGCGAGATCTGCGTGCTGATGGGCCTGTCCGGTTCCGGCAAGTCGAGCCTGCTGCGCTGCATCAACGGCCTCAACACCGTGAGCCGCGGCAAGCTGTTCGTCGAGCATGAAAACCGCCAGATCGATATCGCGTCGTGCACCCCGGCCGAGCTGAAAATGATGCGTACCAAACGCATCGCCATGGTGTTCCAGAAGTTCGCCCTGATGCCGTGGCTGACGGTGCGCGAGAACATCAGTTTCGGTCTGGAAATGCAGGGCCGTCCGGAGAAAGAACGCAAGAAACTGGTCGATGAAAAACTCGAACTGGTCGGCCTCACCCAATGGCGCAACAAGAAGCCTGACGAACTCTCCGGCGGCATGCAGCAGCGTGTCGGTCTGGCGCGGGCACTGGCGATGGACGCCGATATTCTGCTGATGGACGAACCGTTCTCGGCGCTCGACCCGCTGATCCGTCAGGGTCTGCAGGATGAACTGCTGGAACTGCAACGCAAGCTGAGCAAGACCATCGTCTTCGTGAGCCATGACCTCGACGAGGCGCTCAAACTGGGTAGCCGCATCGCGATCATGAAAGACGGCCGGATCATCCAGTACAGCGTGCCGGAAGAGATCGTGCTGAACCCGGCGGACGATTATGTGCGCACGTTCGTGGCGCACACCAATCCGCTCAACGTGCTTTGCGGGCGCAGCCTGATGCGCACACTGGACAAGTGCAAACGCATCAACGGTTCGGTGTGTCTCGATCCGGGCGGCGATTCGTGGCTGGACCTGGCCGAAGGCAACACCATCAAAGGCGCACGGCAGAATGGTTCGGTGCTGAACCTGCAGAACTGGGCACCGGGGCAAGCGGTGGAAGGCCTGGAGCGCAAGCCGACACTGGTGGACTCGAACATCGGTATGCGTGATGCACTGCAGATTCGTTATCAGACCGGCAACAAGCTGGTGCTGCACGATGACAATCATGTGGTGGGGATCTTGGGCGACAGCGAGTTGTATCACGCGTTGCTGGGCAAGAATCTCGGTTAA